GCGCGTGATGTTCGAGGCTCCGGAGAAGGAGCAGCAGTTCGAGTTGATCGTCAAGTTCGGTCCTGAGGTCAACATCGCGAACGTCCCGCCGGAAGAGGTGATACCGCTAGCCACACTGCGGGCGGGTCTCAGGGCGGAGACTATGGGCCGGGTCGCGCTGGACGGGGAATGACGATTGAACGTCGATGATGCCATTGTCGAGGCTCTGGAGGAAGCTGGAATCACCTTCGCCTGCTGGCTACCATGTTCACTATTGGACGGGATCATCAAGAGATTGGAAGAACACCCGGAGATCCGAACGGTCAGGGTATCCAGGGAGGAAGAAGGCGTAGGAATCTGCGCGGGAGCCGCTCTCGCGGGCGAGAAACCCGCACTGATAATGCAGAACTCGGGCCTCGGTAACTCCGTCAACGCTCTTTGCTCACTCACCTTAACCTACCGACTCCCACTGTTGATGTTGATGAGTCACCGTGGCTACTTGTTCG
Above is a window of Methanopyrus sp. SNP6 DNA encoding:
- the comD gene encoding sulfopyruvate decarboxylase subunit alpha, producing MNVDDAIVEALEEAGITFACWLPCSLLDGIIKRLEEHPEIRTVRVSREEEGVGICAGAALAGEKPALIMQNSGLGNSVNALCSLTLTYRLPLLMLMSHRGYLFEDIPAQVGMGKAAPKILEDINLHTFTIERPEDLDVIPGAWKLAETAGEPVGVFLSPRLWRQTGR